In the Mesorhizobium sp. M1D.F.Ca.ET.043.01.1.1 genome, GGATCGTCATGCGCCATTGGAAATGCTCCTGTACTCGAAGGCGCGCGCGAAACGTCCGGCCGAACAGGGTGGGCCGGGCGAAACGCGGCGCCGGTTTTTTGGGAAAGTCAGCGAGTGATCAGCGAGAGCGCGATTTCGGCCTCGGTGAGCTCGACGGTGAGATGTGTTGCGCGCCGATGGCGGTCAAAGAGCGGGACAAGCCGCTCGGCCTCGATGAACTCGATGCCGTCATCGGCCCCGAAATGCCGGCGCTTGTAGTCCCACCAGTCGGGATGGCCGTCCGGGTGGCATTGCTCGCAATAGACGACGAGGGGACGCGCCCCCTCGGCGAGCTTGCCGTTGGAGCATAGATAGACACCCTGGTCGCCGACCAGCCAGACGCCGGGCTTCTCGCCCTCGCCGGGCCTTGTGCCGTAATAGGGGTTGCGAAACCCGCCATTGGCCGCCGCATCGGCAATGCCCTGATCGATCACCTTGCGGACCGCCACAATCGGAAATGTAAACATCGCCCGCACCTCACGCCGCGACGTCGGTGGGCAAGTGCCTGAGATGCACGGGCAGCTTGGCGGCAATCTCCTGGTCGCTCAGATCCTCGAGAGGCTTGAGCACGGTGCGCCCGCGGACATAGACGAGCAGGGTGCGCTTGCCGCGCAACTCGGGCAGCCAGTCCTCGCCCGCATAACCGCGATAGTCGTCATGCGTGCTCGACCAGATATGCTCGAGGCGTTCTTCATGCGTGATCGCCTTCACTGGCCACGACTCGCGCTCCACGATCGCGGCCCGCATGCGCTCTGGCGAACCCTTGTCGCTGAGATCGCAATAGCCATGGAAGTAGCGGACGCGACCGTCGATGCTGAGCCGGAAAAACACGCTGGTGACGCTGCCGGTGAGAAATTCGCTGAGCGCGAACATGTCGGCGCGCATCCAGAGCGGCGGCAGGATCTCGAGCATGTGGTCGTGCCCGGACTGGTCAAGCTCGAACCATTCGTTCCCGTAAAGAGCGCCGGCGTCATCCGCGAAGCGGTTGGGCCGTTGCGCATGGCGGTCGAAGAGACGGAACATCTGCCGGCGGTCGGCGATGCCCTGGTAGATCTTGCGGATGGGAGAGGTGGCGTTCATTGAGGGGCTCCTTCTTAGCCTCGTCGGGCCGGAGCGCGGCTCATCATCTCGATTGCGCCATCGTCTTCAGCCCTTCCTGACCCCTCCCCCGCGGCCGCCTCTCCGTCCGGGCGGGTCAAGGGCCGGCGTCAGCCGGGCGAAGCTTCACCCTTGACGCGGCCGGCGGGCATGCGGCAGCCGGGTTTTTTTGTCCCCTCCTTCTTCCTTCTTCTGGAGTTTTGGCGCACGCAGGTCCTCGTTCCAATCATCGGCGACGGGACGCAGCCGCTCGAAACCGCACCCCGCCTCCGCCGCGATCGCTTCGAGCCGGCCGGCATAGACGTCGCCCTGGGTGTTGTTGTCGGTTGCGGCGACAAGAAGCGCGCCGTTGCGCGCGGCAAGCCCGCGGATCGCCGCCACGGTCGCCGGCGCCCAGCCGCCGCCGGTGCTCAGATAAAGGCTGCCGGGCCGCAGCTCCTCGATCGCGGCAAGGCTCATGGCATCGATGGCCGCTTCGGTGACGCAGAAGCGGATTGCCTCGACAGCGCCAAGACGAAACAGCAGCTTGGCGCCTCCGCTCGCAAACCCCCGCCATTCAGGACCGCGCTCCTCCCAGCCGGTGAGCAGGCCGGCCTCATCGATGTGCGCCGCCCACATGCTGCCGCGCGGGCCTTCGCGGAGCCGGTCCTGGCGGATCGCCGCGCGGATGACGGCCCCGGAGAGACAGCGCTCGTCGTGCAGGTAACGCCAGGTCACGGAGCCTTGCCACGGCCTGCGGCGGCTTTGCCAACGCTCGGAAATGGAACGGTCCGGAGGATGTTTGTGAGGAACTCTCGTCCAGACGGGCTCTCGAGGAACGAACCCGATCAGATCCGCCACATGATCTAGCGCCTCCACGAAGCGGACGCCCTCGAGGTGCTCGACCAGGCGGAACACGTCTCCCTTGGCCTCCGACAGCGGATCAAACCAGCCTTTGCCGGCGTGGATGACGATGATGATCTCGGCGCTGCGCCTGAATTTTACGGCGCGTCTGGTGCTCTCCTTCTGATCGACCGCGAAGCCCGCCCGCTCCAGCACGGCAGTACACAGAACGCCACTTCTGAGTTCCTCGACATCGCTCATCTCCATTCCTATCCCGGCGCCCATGAGGTTCCGTCCCTTCGTGTTTCGGTTTCATTTTCCCGCGAACCCGCGGGACCAGACCCCAAGGCCGCGAAGAGCGAAGGAGGCAAGGGCGCGGCCGGGCAACTGAAGACGCGCGCAGGGCAATGCGATTTTCCGGCCGCGGCGCAGCCTCCCTTGCCGCCGCTCGCTCGCAAGCGGCACCCAATCGCTGCGCATCGGCCCGCCGATTGGCAGGCCGTTGGATCGCGGTCGTGCAATTTGGGCTTTGTGACGGGGCGGACCGCCAAGCTCCGGGCCGGCTCAACGAGCCGGCCTGATCTGGAATGGGTCGTATTCCTGAAGGATTTCGAGATCATCGCCAGGCTCGATCTCATCACTGCGGAGCACGCCGATCGCGTCGCCGGATCTGAAGAGGATGACGGGGACCATCAGGGTGCGGGCGAGGTCCAGGGCGTGGTGTTGAGCCAGGGCAAGATCGTGCGACATCTGAGGGCCTTCCATCTTTGAGCGAGGCCAATCCCCGCTCGATGGCTCCCGTCAGTGTCGTGGGCCGGTCGCGATCACCGCGCGGGCTTTAGCCAAGCGGCCGCAGCTTGCTAGCGGACCCCTTGAGGGTTGATCGTGGAAGATCCGGAACAGGACCAGGAAAGCCATCTCAGAAGAGCGGGGTTGGGTTGCTCCTCATGGACAGCGCCAGTGCATGCCGATCTTGCGAACTGGATGAACGCCAAGGCTCTGTGCCGCTGGCTGGTTGTTAAGGTGAGCTTCCGCCGCCGGCCCACGAACCCGTGCGATCCTCAGAGGTCGCACCACGACATGGCCCGAAACCGCTGAATTAGCGGCGCCTGCTCAGCCACGCTCCCCAATGCAGCGCCTTCGAACCAGAACCGCGCTCGCCGCCGGCGCTACGATGCAGCTCGCTGGGCAGCCGCTCGACACACGCCAGGCGCGATCATGGCGCTGGCGGATCGCAATGGAGAGAGGAAGCGACGCAATGCGCGTCGTAAATTTTCAATCGCTACGCAGGATCTTTGCTTCGAGCGCCGCTGCGACGAAAGCTCTGCGGGCGGCCGGTGGATGGCTCTCACCGCGCAATACGCGCAGACACGCGTCCATCGCTGCCTTGCGCTTTTTCGTTTCACGAGTGAGATCCCGCAGCAAGATCGTGGCCGCGTCATTGACATCGAACACGACACGCTCCGCGGCGTGACGGCTCAGCTGGATAACGACCGGCCGCTCAAATCTGCTCAACTCAGATCTCCCGTTCCCCTCAAGTCGTGCGGCAAGGTCCGCTCGCCCCAGCTCTATGCCTCACCCGAGGTGACGGAGAGAGGCGAACCCGAAGCCCAACTCGATCCCTCGGCGGCTAGCCGATCGCCATAAGCGCTGTCATCCCGGTTTCCGGAATTACCAGCGATGATGGAGATCTTCCGCCCTTGTCCGCGCTCAGTGAAAATCTGGACGGAATACCCCCAAGCTTGGCTACAATCCACCCGTCCCTACGCGCGCCGCTTCTTGCAGGCGGCGATCCACTGCATGGCAGAGATTGAATCTTCGAGGATGGCGACCTGCCTGGCGAAATCGATAAAAGCATGGTGCGCGGCGGTCACGGGCTTATGCCTATCCTCTGCGTCACAGCAAGCCCGAAGAGCGGTCTGGTGGGTCAGATCTCTTTGATCCTCAGGCCAGTCGTTGAGGAAATCGATGGCGTCCGCGAGGCTCGCAATCTCTTGGACGATGTAGGTCGCACGCTTCACGAAAATGGGGCTGCCGAACTCCTCCGCATCCATGCGCTCCTCCCAATTAACGAATCTAGCATTGCACGGCATCCCGCCCCGCAACCACCGCAAATGTGCTGTCCGGACCGAGAGGGTTCAAGGGGCTGGATTGAAGATTTCTCCTTGGCGCAGGTGCCCCGGGGGACGGTGGCAGGATCAGGGCATCAAACGTGCGTAGCAGAGGTTGAGTTTCGCGGGCGTCAAAGGCGCCGATACGAAACCAATTCTGCTCGAAAGCTGTTTCATGAATCCCTGGACCCCTTGGCGGGTCCGATCGATTTTCTGCCGGAAGCTGTCCTTCAGGGTAGAATCATCGTGTGCCTCAGGCCCGCAAATTTGGGAACCAGTGCTACGGGAGCCCTGACTTTGATTGCATTCTGTGGCTGCCTTCATTAATAAAACCGATCCGCCGCCGTTTATCAAAGCAGGAGCATTGCGTGACAGAAGAAGCCGAAAACAATACTGACGCCCTCATCGAGCTTACCGCCGAAGTCGTGTCGGCCTATGTGTCGAACAATCCACTCCCGGTAGGTGAGCTTCCGGCTCTAATCGGCCAGGTGCATGCTGCGTTGAAGGGCACGATGGGCGGCCCGGTGGCGAAGCCTGAGGACCTCAAGCCTGCCGTTCCCATCAGGAAGTCGGTCACGCCCGACTACATCATCAGCCTGGAGGATGGAAAGAAGTTCAAGTCGCTGAAGCGTCATCTGGCGACCCACTATGGTCTGACGCCCGAAGAATACCGGGCGAAATGGGGACTATCGGCAGACTATCCGATGGTTGCCCCGAACTATGCCGCCGCGCGCTCAGCTTTGGCGAAGACCATGGGCCTCGGCAGAAAACCCAATGAGGCCCAACAGACCGCACCGGCAAAGAGGACCCGCAAAAAGCCGGCTTCCTGATCGTCCGCTTGCTTGTTGGCCATGTGCCGTTTGAAAGGCGGGATCTCCGGCTTCGCCTTCGAGCAGAACGAGACCGGCATCTCTGC is a window encoding:
- a CDS encoding DUF3085 domain-containing protein, with the protein product MFTFPIVAVRKVIDQGIADAAANGGFRNPYYGTRPGEGEKPGVWLVGDQGVYLCSNGKLAEGARPLVVYCEQCHPDGHPDWWDYKRRHFGADDGIEFIEAERLVPLFDRHRRATHLTVELTEAEIALSLITR
- a CDS encoding DUF1419 domain-containing protein, with the protein product MNATSPIRKIYQGIADRRQMFRLFDRHAQRPNRFADDAGALYGNEWFELDQSGHDHMLEILPPLWMRADMFALSEFLTGSVTSVFFRLSIDGRVRYFHGYCDLSDKGSPERMRAAIVERESWPVKAITHEERLEHIWSSTHDDYRGYAGEDWLPELRGKRTLLVYVRGRTVLKPLEDLSDQEIAAKLPVHLRHLPTDVAA
- a CDS encoding DUF3991 and toprim domain-containing protein, whose translation is MFRLVEHLEGVRFVEALDHVADLIGFVPREPVWTRVPHKHPPDRSISERWQSRRRPWQGSVTWRYLHDERCLSGAVIRAAIRQDRLREGPRGSMWAAHIDEAGLLTGWEERGPEWRGFASGGAKLLFRLGAVEAIRFCVTEAAIDAMSLAAIEELRPGSLYLSTGGGWAPATVAAIRGLAARNGALLVAATDNNTQGDVYAGRLEAIAAEAGCGFERLRPVADDWNEDLRAPKLQKKEEGGDKKTRLPHARRPRQG
- a CDS encoding DUF982 domain-containing protein; the encoded protein is MSRFERPVVIQLSRHAAERVVFDVNDAATILLRDLTRETKKRKAAMDACLRVLRGESHPPAARRAFVAAALEAKILRSD
- a CDS encoding DUF982 domain-containing protein, which codes for MDAEEFGSPIFVKRATYIVQEIASLADAIDFLNDWPEDQRDLTHQTALRACCDAEDRHKPVTAAHHAFIDFARQVAILEDSISAMQWIAACKKRRA
- a CDS encoding MucR family transcriptional regulator, with the protein product MTEEAENNTDALIELTAEVVSAYVSNNPLPVGELPALIGQVHAALKGTMGGPVAKPEDLKPAVPIRKSVTPDYIISLEDGKKFKSLKRHLATHYGLTPEEYRAKWGLSADYPMVAPNYAAARSALAKTMGLGRKPNEAQQTAPAKRTRKKPAS